In Eriocheir sinensis breed Jianghai 21 chromosome 17, ASM2467909v1, whole genome shotgun sequence, one genomic interval encodes:
- the LOC127000028 gene encoding dolichol-phosphate mannosyltransferase subunit 1-like produces MAGKGDKYSVLLPTYNEKDNLPIIVWLLCKYFDESGYSYEIIIIDDGSPDGTLAVAKKLQEIYGDKKIVLRPREKKLGLGTAYIHGIKHATGNFVIIMDADLSHHPKFIPEFIKKQKEGNYDVVSGTRYQGSGGVYGWDLKRKVISRGANYVTQILLRPGASDLTGSFRLYRKDVLQKLVKACVSKGYVFQMEMIIRARQFHYTIGEVPISFVDRVYGESKLGGSEIVGFIKGLLYLFATT; encoded by the exons ATGGCAGGTAAAGGTGACAAGTACTCAGTTCTGCTGCCAACATACAATGAAAAGGACAATCTGCCTATCATTGTCTGGCTCCTCTGCAAATACTTCGATGAAAG TGGCTATTCCTATGAAATAATTATCATAGATGATGGATCACCAGATGGGACTTTGGCTGTGGCCAAAAAGCTGCAAGAAATATatggagacaaaaaaata GTTCTGCGTCCTCGAGAAAAGAAGCTTGGCCTGGGTACAGCCTACATTCATGGTATTAAACACGCAACAGGCAACTTTGTCATTATCATGGATGCAGATCTGTCCCACCAT CCCAAGTTTATCCCAGAATTCAtcaagaagcagaaggagggtaACTATGATGTAGTGAGTGGAACAAGATACCAAGGCAGTGGTGGTGTGTATGGCTGGGACTTGAAGCGCAAAGTAATCAGCCGAGGAGCCAACTATGTTACACAAATACTGCTCAGACCTGGTGCCTCAGACCTCACTGGCTCCTTCAG GCTATACCGCAAGGATGTGTTGCAGAAGTTAGTAAAGGCATGTGTCAGCAAGGGTTATGTCTTCCAAATGGAGATGATCATTCGAGCCCGACAGTTCCACTACACCATTGGCGAG GTGCCCATCAGCTTTGTAGATCGAGTGTATGGGGAGAGTAAGTTGGGCGGGTCTGAGATTGTGGGCTTCATCAAAGGCCTCCTCTACCTCTTTGCCACCACCTAA
- the LOC127000025 gene encoding uncharacterized protein LOC127000025 produces the protein MPPIKPFPSLQSTVLGMLASHLKRLCFSESCPLEDMKLIADHMNTYLSQKAQVNICQLILKDIVKTQSYGSVCDHLNERCLLLCTELQSPFLWISSCLCVAPVIRMLNGKSVKTLKIKRCNCGDVLNQEEITFDFQKYYKLAGLYCFLKTCENLTTFHCSHMCCDDLLEVVAKSCPHLEDLGIYSCPDVTDAGIFYLAGNSPDDDYEIFKKIIQEEKIPSKSVCTKLKKVSLHYTKVSAQGALILLYISPSIEELGIISNFDVSTESVFEMLYGTDVERHSEITRRYSLKVFTCMNTSVPIKKETLSSITKTCPLLENISLVCTGEKKEDTYLLAHLLSLKLVTLKVVNCNIRALLRYLRRKGADLLNLTVFQFSGSPLHLEFTRSDLQNIIYMCPKLEKLNLKLFHTSIKPDVSYSCSEPDLLYFKTLKHLSLEEVEITPEDLAVLVSKCKNLNELRIIGPNDVMMDDNGLCNLLDSSNLQNLQTLYLNKAMITMVGLQRLLDKCPHLHTVGPLSSWAFDWGEYQVLIKKIQDNGWELDIGKWQSEIYL, from the exons ATGCCACCTATCAAGCCATTTCCAAGTTTACAGTCAACTGTATTAGGAATGTTGGCCAGTCATCTTAAGAGACTATGTTTTAGTGAGTCATGCCCATTAGAGGATATGAAGCTTATTGCTGACCACATGAACACTTACTTATCCCAGAAAGCTCAAGTAAATATATGTCAACTGATCTTAAAGGATATAGTTAAG ACGCAGAGCTATGGGTCTGTTTGTGACCACCTTAATGAGAGGTGCCTGCTGCTATGCACAGAGCTGCAGTCCCCGTTTCTATGGATCTCCAGTTGCCTGTGTGTGGCACCAGTTATTAGGATGCTGAACGGCAAAAGTGTGAAGACACTGAAGATAAAGAGGTGTAACTGTGGGGATGTTTTAAATCAGGAAGAGATCACGTTTGATTTTCAAAAATATTATAAACTTGCAGGCCTATACTGCTTTCTAAAAACATGTGAAAACTTGACAACATTTCACTGTTCTCATATGTGTTGTGATGACTTACTGGAAGTTGTAGCCAAGTCCTGCCCTCACTTAGAAGACTTAGGTATTTACTCATGTCCAGATGTTACTGATGCAGGTATTTTTTACCTTGCAGGCAACTCACCAGATGATGATTATGAAATATTTAAAAAGAtcatacaagaagaaaaaatacctTCAAAGTCTGTCTGTACTAAGCTAAAGAAAGTCAGTTTACATTATACCAAGGTCTCTGCTCAGGGTGCTTTGATTCTTTTGTATATTTCTCCTTCTATTGAAGAACTTGGAATCATTAGTAACTTTGATGTCAGTACTGAATCTGTATTTGAAATGTTATATGGAACTGATGTGGAAAGACACTCAGAAATCACAAGAAGGTACTCTCTAAAGGTGTTCACTTGCATGAACACTAGTGTACCCATTAAAAAGGAGACACTATCATCAATTACCAAAACCTGCCCCCTTCTGGAAAATATTTCCTTGGTGTGcactggagaaaagaaagaggacacTTACTTGCTTGCCCATCTTTTGAGCCTAAAGCTTGTAACTCTAAAAGTAGTTAATTGTAACATACGTGCTTTGCTGCGGTACCTAAGGCGGAAAGGTGCTGATTTGCTGAACCTGACAGTTTTTCAATTTTCAGGAAGTCCACTTCATCTGGAATTCACTAGGAGTGACCTTCAAAATATTATCTATATGTGCCCTAAGCTGGAGAAACTTAATTTAAAACTCTTCCATACTTCCATAAAGCCTGATGTGTCTTACTCTTGTTCTGAGCCTGATTTGTTATACTTCAAGACACTAAAACATTTAAGTCTTGAAGAGGTAGAAATCACACCTGAAGACCTAGCAGTATTAGTTAGCAAGTGCAAAAACTTAAATGAACTGCGGATTATCGGTCCAAATGATGTCATGATGGATGACAATGGCCTGTGTAATCTGTTAGACTCTAGTAACCTGCAAAACTTACAAACTCTCTATCTTAATAAGGCAATGATAACAATGGTGGGCCTTCAGAGATTATTAGATAAGTGTCCTCATCTGCATACTGTGGGACCACTTTCTTCATGGGCCTTTGATTGGGGTGAATATCAGGTTTTGATCAAGAAGATTCAAGACAACGGGTGGGAGTTAGACATAGGTAAATGGCAATCAGAAATTTATTTGTGA